One part of the Leclercia sp. LSNIH1 genome encodes these proteins:
- the ppnP gene encoding pyrimidine/purine nucleoside phosphorylase, whose translation MLQTNEYFSGKVKSIGFTSSITGRASVGVMEEGEYAFGTAQPEEMTVVSGSLKVLLPGETEWKVYNPGDVFNVPGHSEFHLQVAEPASYLCRYL comes from the coding sequence ATGCTTCAGACTAATGAATACTTTTCCGGTAAAGTGAAGTCCATCGGTTTTACCAGCAGCATTACTGGCCGCGCCAGTGTTGGCGTAATGGAAGAGGGGGAGTACGCCTTCGGTACCGCGCAGCCAGAAGAGATGACCGTGGTGAGCGGCTCGCTCAAAGTGTTACTGCCGGGGGAAACGGAGTGGAAAGTCTATAACCCGGGCGATGTTTTCAACGTGCCAGGCCACAGCGAATTCCATCTGCAGGTTGCGGAACCTGCCTCTTATCTGTGTCGTTATCTGTAA